A genomic window from Lycium barbarum isolate Lr01 chromosome 4, ASM1917538v2, whole genome shotgun sequence includes:
- the LOC132635855 gene encoding uncharacterized protein LOC132635855: MAMFSSLYLTLLFLVIFVNPIVINGYLNDDIDSELILFHQDYAPPAPPPPPPHPPSVSCEDDLEGVGTLDTTCKIVSNLNITKSVYIEGKGNFYVLPNVTINCTSYGCEVGINVTGSFTLGENSVILAGTFQLVADNATFGNSSTVNTTGLAGSAPAQTSGTPQGVEGAGGGYGGRGACCLTDEKKIQDDVWGGDAYGWSTLQEPWSYGSKGGTTNKNVDYGGGGGGRIMLLVDKFLEVNGSVLADGGDGGVKGGGGSGGSIYIKAYKMTGVGRISACGGDGFAGGGGGRVSVDIFSRHDEPEIFAYGGSSRGCAENAGAAGTFYDNVPRSLTVNNHNRSTSTDTLLLDLPQPLLTNVYIRNHAKAAVPLLWSRVQVQGQISLLCRGTLSFGLARYAMSEFELLAEELLMSDSIIKVFGALRMSVKMFLMWNSQMVIDGGGDQNVETTMVEASNLIVLKESSQIRSNANLGVHGQGSLNLSGPGDAIEAQRLVLSLFYSVNIGPGSILRGPSRNATADAVKPKLNCDSPGCPFELLHPPEDCNVNSSLSFTLQICRVEDILVEGLIEGSVVHFHRARTIDVQPYGIISTSGMGCTGGVGQGKVLSNGLGSGAGHGGEGGYGYYNGSCIGGGVTYGDPNLPCELGSGSGNSSLAGSTSGGGVLVMGSWEHPLTYLSVKGKVISDGDSFEESFRKKNYLSRGQYIGPGGGSGGSILLFLKSLHLGESGIMSSIGGNSSSSGGGGGGGGRIHFHWSDIPTGDVYQPIATVNGSIYARGGLGGEQGGIGGSGTLSGKPCPKGLYGIFCAECPLGTFKNVTGSDSALCISCPNDELPHRAVYTSVRGGVTERPCPYKCVSERYHMPHCYTALEELIYTFGGPWLFILLLLGLLFLLALVLSVARMKFVGVDESPGPAPTQQGSQIDHSFPFLESLNEVLETNRVEESQSHVYRLYFLGPNTFSEPWHLSHTPPQQIKEVVYEGAFNTFVDEINTIAAYQWWEGAVHSILCILVYPLAWSWHQWRRRMKLQRIREFVRSEYDHSCLRSCRSRALYEGLKVAATPDLMLAYVDFFLGGDEKRSDLPPSLHQRFPMSLLFGGDGSYMAPLSLNNDNVITSLMSQSIPPTTWYRLVAGLNAQLRLVRRGCLSTMFRPVLRWLETFANPALRIYGIRVDLASFQATADSYTQFGLLVCVIEEETGLLPFEGLDEGSRSEQLSCDSSSIDGQSPVGYLRDESNLRGDGKSTVKRKLYGGILDVDNLKMLKEKRDLFYVLSFLIHNTKPVGHQDLVGLVISILLLGDFSLVLLTLLQLYSISLADVFLVLFVLPLGMLLPFPAGINALFSHGQRHSAGLARVYALWNITSLINVIVAFVCGYVHYSTQSSRKLPYFQPWNMDESEWWIFPFALVLCKCIQLQLVNWHVANLEIQDRSLYSNDFELFWQS, from the exons ATGGCTATGTTCTCCTCACTTTATTTAACTCTACTTTTCTTGGTTATTTTTGTAAACCCTATAGTAATTAATGGTTATTTAAATGATGATATTGATTCTGAGTTGATTCTTTTTCATCAAGATTATGCACCACctgccccacccccaccccctcctCACCCACCCTCGGTTTCATGTGAGGATGATCTTGAGGGTGTTGGTACGTTGGATACAACTTGTAAGATTGTATCCAATTTGAATATTACTAAGAGTGTGTATATAGAAGGGAAGGGGAATTTTTATGTCCTTCCTAATGTTACCATAAATTGCACTTCCTATGGTTGTGAAGTTGGGATTAATGTTACTGGGAGCTTTACTTTAGGTGAGAATTCGGTTATATTAGCGGGGACGTTTCAGTTGGTAGCTGATAACGCTACATTTGGTAATAGTTCTACTGTGAATACTACTGGTTTGGCGGGGTCAGCGCCAGCTCAGACGAGTGGGACACCACAAGGAGTTGAGGGGGCTGGTGGGGGGTATGGGGGAAGAGGGGCGTGTTGTTTGACGGATGAGAAGAAGATTCAAGATGATGTTTGGGGTGGGGATGCGTATGGATGGTCTACATTGCAAGAGCCGTGGAGTTATGGAAGTAAAGGTGGGACGACGAATAAGAATGTGGATTATGGTGGGGGTGGAGGTGGTAGGATAATGCTGTTGGTCGACAAGTTTCTAGAAGTCAATGGAAGTGTGTTGGCTGATGGAGGTGATGGGGGTGTCAAAGGTGGAGGCGGCTCTGGTGGCAGCATCTACATCAAAGCTTATAAGAT GACTGGAGTCGGTAGAATTAGTGCTTGTGGAGGTGATGGTTTTGCTGGTGGAGGTGGTGGAAGAGTTTCTGTGGATATCTTTAGTAGACACGACGAACCAGAAATCTTTGCATATG GAGGAAGTAGTCGTGGTTGCGCCGAAAATGCAGGCGCAGCAGGAACTTTCTATGATAATGTCCCCCGCAGTCTTACTGTTAACAACCACAATAGATCAACTTCTACAGACACACTTCTGTTGGATCTTCCCCAGCCACTGCTGACAAATGTTTATATTCGCAACCACGCTAAGGCTGCTGTCCCTTTGCTGTGGAGTCGCGTTCAG GTCCAAGGTCAAATTAGCCTTTTGTGTCGTGGAACACTGAGCTTCGGGCTGGCACGTTATGCGATGTCAGAGTTTGAATTATTGGCAGAAGAGCTTTTGATGAGTGATTCTATAATTAAG GTTTTTGGAGCGCTACGAATGTCTGTCAAAATGTTTTTGATGTGGAATTCACAAATGGTAATTGATGGTGGTGGAGATCAAAATGTTGAGACAACAATGGTTGAGGCTAGTAACCTAATTGTTCTTAAG GAGTCATCTCAAATTCGTTCAAATGCAAATCTTGGAGTTCATGGCCAAGGATCACTGAATTTATCTGGACCAGGAGATGCCATTGAAGCTCAAAGACTAGTACTGTCTTTGTTTTACAGTGTCAAT ATTGGGCCAGGATCCATTTTGCGTGGTCCTTCACGAAATGCAACAGCTGATGCTGT GAAACCGAAGTTGAACTGTGATAGTCCAGGTTGCCCTTTTGAATTGCTCCACCCTCCTGAAGACTGCAACGTGAACTCTTCACTGTCGTTTACATTACAG ATCTGCCGAGTTGAAGATATCCTTGTTGAAGGCCTCATAGAAGGATCTGTTGTTCATTTCCACAGAGCAAGGACTATAGATGTGCAACCTTATGGAATTATTAGCACATCGGGGATGG GCTGCACTGGGGGAGTAGGCCAAGGAAAGGTTCTGAGCAATGGTCTTGGTAGTGGTGCTGGTCATGGGGGTGAAGGCGGATATGGATATTATAATGGAAGCTGCATTGGGGGTGGCGTCACATATGGAGATCCCAATTTGCCATGTGAACTCGGCAGTGGAAGTGGGAATAGTAGCCTAGCTGGATCAACCTCTGGTGGTGGTGTTCTGG TGATGGGTTCATGGGAGCATCCCCTGACATATTTGTCGGTTAAAGGCAAAGTTATCTCTGACGGGGACAGCTTTGAAGAAAGCTTCAGGAAGAAAAATTATCTAAGTAGAGGTCAGTACATAGGGCCTGGAGGTGGATCTGGTGGAAGTATCCTATTATTTTTGAAATCATTGCATCTTGGTGAATCTGGAATCATGTCCAGCATTGGAGGTAATAGCAGTTCCAGTGGGGGTGGAGGTGGAGGTGGTGGACGAATACACTTTCACTGGTCAGACATTCCTACTGGAGATGTGTATCAGCCAATAGCGACTGTGAATGGAAGCATCTATGCAAG GGGTGGATTGGGTGGAGAGCAAGGTGGTATTGGTGGAAGTGGAACTTTGTCCGGAAAGCCATGCCCAAAAGGGCTTTATGGAATTTTCTGTGCG GAATGCCCACTTGGTACTTTCAAGAATGTCACAGGATCTGATAGTGCCCTTTGTATTTCATGCCCGAATGATGAGCTCCCACATCGAGCTGTTTATACTTCTGTCCGAG GTGGTGTTACAGAACGTCCTTGTCCTTACAAATGTGTTTCAGAAAGATACCATATGCCTCATTGTTATACAGCTCTTGAAGAACTAATCTACACATTTGGCGGGCCTTGGCTGTTTATTCTTCTCCTTTTAGGTCTTCTCTTTTTGTTAGCCTTAGTTCTTAGTGTAGCTCGGATGAAGTTTGTTGGTGTCGATGAGTCACCAGGTCCTGCTCCCACACAACAGGGTTCTCAAATTGATCACTCATTTCCATTTCTGGAGTCACTGAATGAG GTTTTGGAAACAAACAGGGTTGAGGAGTCGCAAAGCCACGTCTATAGATTGTACTTTTTGGGTCCAAATACATTCAGTGAACCTTGGCATCTGTCTCATACACCTCCCCAGCAAATAAAAGAAGTCGT ATATGAGGGTGCCTTCAACACCTTTGTGGATGAGATTAACACTATTGCTGCCTACCAATGGTGGGAAGGAGCAGTGCATAGCATTCTTTGTATCCTTGTGTATCCTCTTGCATGGTCATGGCATCAATGGCGGCGTAGAATGAAGTTACAACGTATTCGTGAATTTGTTCGATCAGAATACGATCATTCTTGCTTACGTTCTTGTCGTTCACGTGCTCTTTATGAGGGGCTGAAG GTGGCAGCAACACCTGATCTAATGCTAGCATATGTGGACTTTTTTCTTGGCGGTGATGAGAAGCGAAGCGATCTTCCTCCTAGTCTTCACCAGAGGTTTCCGATGTCTCTTCTATTTGGTGGTGATGGAAGTTATATGGCTCCACTCTCTTTGAATAATGACAATGTTATCACCAGTCTGATGAGTCAG TCCATTCCACCTACTACATGGTACCGTCTTGTGGCTGGTTTGAATGCTCAGTTGCGTTTGGTACGTCGGGGTTGCCTCAGTACAATGTTTCGCCCGGTGCTTAGATGGCTTGAGACTTTTGCCAATCCTGCTTTAAGGATCTATGGTATCCGTGTAGATCTCGCATCGTTCCAAGCAACAGCTGACAGCTATACTCAATTTGGACTTTTGGTGTGTGTTATCGAAGAAGAAACTGGACTACTGCCTTTTGAAGGTCTTGATGAAGGTTCCAGAAGTGAACAACTATCATG TGATAGCAGTAGCATAGACGGGCAGAGTCCTGTGGGCTATTTAAGAGATGAATCAAATTTAAGGGGGGATGGCAAAAGCACTGTAAAGCGGAAGCTTTACGGCGGGATTTTAGACGTTGACAACTTAAAGATGCTCAAGGAGAAAAGAGATCTGTTTTATGTTCTCTCTTTTCTAATCCATAATACTAAACCAGTTGGTCATCAG GATCTTGTTGGTTTGGTCATTTCGATACTGCTGCTTGGCGATTTTAGTTTAGTGCTGCTTACTTTGCTCCAGCTGTATTCGATTTCCTTGGCAGATGTCTTTCTGGTTTTGTTTGTTTTACCTCTTGGGATGTTACTTCCATTTCCTGCTGGAATTAATGCTCTCTTCAGTCATGGGCAAAGGCATTCCGCTGGTCTTGCACGTGTATATGCTTTGTGGAACATTACATCCCTGATTAATGTT ATCGTCGCATTTGTCTGTGGATATGTCCACTATAGCACCCAGTCAAGCAGAAAGCTTCCTTACTTCCAGCCATGGAACAT GGATGAAAGTGAGTGGTGGATATTTCCTTTCGCACTGGTTCTGTGTAAATGTATCCAATTGCAGCTCGTAAATTGGCATGTCGCTAATCTAGAGATTCAAGATAGGTCGTTGTACAGCAATGACTTCGAACTGTTTTGGCAATCATAA